A stretch of the Narcine bancroftii isolate sNarBan1 chromosome 14, sNarBan1.hap1, whole genome shotgun sequence genome encodes the following:
- the LOC138749593 gene encoding lamin-B3-like isoform X2 produces the protein MRGFGKWTGDVVSRGADCGSCSVLGAVQGLQREHEVASSVRMTPFTSPIRLKRLREKEELNDRLATCIERNRWQERGRRRERSSARRRLKDELGATTSERNRLKVELNGVCEENRKLIER, from the coding sequence ATGAGAGGTTTCGGGAAGTGGACTGGGGATGTCGTGAGTCGTGGTGCTGATTGTGGGAGTTGTTCCGTACTGGGAGCGGTGCAGGGATTGCAGAGAGAGCATGAAGTTGCGAGCTCGGTCCGAATGACCCCGTTCACCAGCCCGATTCGCCTGAAACGGCTGCGGGAGAAGGAGGAGCTGAACGACCGCCTGGCCACTTGCATCGAGCGCAACCGCTGGCAGGAACGGGGGCGGCGGCGGGAGCGGAGCAGCGCCCGCCGCCGCCTGAAGGATGAGCTGGGCGCCACGACCAGCGAGCGGAACCGGCTGAAGGTGGAGCTGAACGGGGTGTGCGAGGAGAACCGCAAGCTCATCGAGAG